Proteins co-encoded in one Callospermophilus lateralis isolate mCalLat2 chromosome 2, mCalLat2.hap1, whole genome shotgun sequence genomic window:
- the LOC143391463 gene encoding olfactory receptor 2D3-like: MGEENQTSVTEFVFLGLSQDPHTQVLLFLLFLIIYLLTLLGNLLMVVLIHMDSRLHTPMYFFLRNLSFADLCFSTTTVPQVLVHFLVRRKTISFAGCSVQIIVLLLVGCTECALLAVMSYDRYVAVCKPLHYSTIMTYWACIRLAVGSWASGAFVSLVDTTFTLRLPYRGNNIINHFFCEPPALLKLASADTYSTEMAIFAMGVVILLAPVSLILVSYWNIICTVIQMHSGEGRLKVFSTCGSHLMVVVLFYGSAIFAYMRPNSKLMNERDKMISVFYSAVTPMLNPIIYSLRNKDVKGALRRVTAK, from the coding sequence ATGGGAGAGGAGAACCAAACTTCTGTGACAGAGTTTGTCTTCCTGGGCCTCTCACAGGACCCACACACCCAagtcctgctcttcctccttttcctcaTCATCTACCTGCTGACCTTGCTGGGAAACCTGCTGATGGTGGTGCTCATTCACATGGACTCCAGACTCCACactcccatgtacttcttccttagAAACCTGTCCTTTGCTGATCTCTGTTTCTCTACTACCACTGTGCCCCAGGTGCTTGTCCACTTCCTGGTGAGGAGGAAAACCATTTCCTTTGCTGGGTGCTCAGTGCAGATCATTGTTCTGCTTCTGGTTGGGTGTACAGAGTGTGCTCTTCTGGCGGTGATGTCCTATGATCGGTATGTGGCTGTGTGCAAGCCCCTGCACTACTCCACCATCATGACCTATTGGGCATGCATCAGGCTGGCTGTGGGGTCCTGGGCCAGTGGAGCATTTGTGTCCCTGGTGGACACCACATTCACCTTGCGTCTTCCCTACCGAGGAAACAATATCATTAACCACTTTTTCTGTGAGCCTCCTGCCCTcctgaagctggcctcagcaGACACTTACAGCACAGAAATGGCAATCTTTGCCATGGGCGTGGTGATCCTCCTGGCTCCTGTCTCCCTCATCCTGGTCTCCTACTGGAACATCATCTGCACTGTGATCCAGATGCATTCTGGAGAGGGGAGGCTCAAGGTCTTCTCTACCTGTGGCTCCCATCTCATGGTTGTTGTTCTCTTCTATGGTTCAGCAATATTTGCCTACATGAGGCCAAACTCCAAGCTAATGAATGAGAGGGATAAAATGATCTCTGTATTCTACTCAGCAGTAACACCTATGTTGAACCCCATTATTTATAGCCTGAGAAACAAGGATGTCAAAGGGGCTCTCCGGAGAGTAACTGCAAAATAA
- the LOC143391462 gene encoding olfactory receptor 2AG1-like: MELWNSSTWGSSFILVGILNDSGAPDLLCAMITFLYILALASNGLLLLVITMDVRLHVPMYLLLRQLSLMDLLFTSVVTPKTLLDYLRRENSISFGGCALQMFLALTLGGAEDLLLAFMAYDRYVAICHPLNYMIFMRPRVCWLMVATSWILASLSALGYTVYTMHYPYCKAQIKHLLCEIPPLLKLTCTDTSRYELMVYVMGVTFLIPPLAAILASYTLILFTVLHMPSNEGKKKALLTCSSHLTVVGMFYGAATFMYVLPSSFHSPKQDNIISVFYTIVTPALNPLIYSLRNKEVMGALRRVLGKHLLPTHSAF; the protein is encoded by the coding sequence ATGGAGCTCTGGAACTCCTCCACCTGGGGAAGCAGCTTCATCTTGGTGGGGATTCTGAATGACAGTGGGGCTCCTGATCTGCTCTGTGCCATGATCACTTTCCTGTACATTTTGGCCCTCGCAAGCAACGGACTGCTGCTTCTGGTCATCACAATGGACGTCCGGCTCCATGTGCCCATGTACCTCCTGCTCAGGCAGCTCTCTCTCATGGACCTCCTGTTCACATCGGTTGTCACTCCCAAAACCCTCCTGGATTATCTTCGCAGAGAAAACAGTATCTCCTTTGGAGGCTGTGCCCTTCAGATGTTCCTAGCACTGACCCTGGGTGGTGCAGAGGACCTCCTCCTGGCCTTCATGGCTTATGACAGGTATGTGGCCATTTGTCATCCTCTGAACTACATGATCTTCATGAggccaagggtctgctggctcatGGTGGCCacatcctggatcctggcctccctAAGTGCCCTAGGATATACTGTATATACCATGCACTATCCCTACTGCAAAGCCCAGATCAAGCATCTGCTCTGTGAAATTCCACCCTTGCTGAAGTTGACCTGTACAGATACCTCCAGATATGAGCTTATGGTTTATGTGATGGGCGTAACCTTCCTAATCCCCCCTCTTGCTGCCATCTTGGCTTCCTACACACTAATTCTGTTCACTGTGCTCCACATGCCCTCCAATGAGGGGAAAAAGAAAGCTCTCCTTACCTGCTCTTCCCATCTGACTGTGGTTGGGATGTTCTATGGGGCTGCCACATTCATGTATGTCCTGCCCAGTTCCTTCCACAGTCCCAAACAAGACAACATCATCTCTGTTTTCTACACAATTGTCACTCCCGCCCTGAACCCTCTCATCTATAGCCTGAGGAATAAGGAGGTCATGGGGGCCTTGAGGAGGGTCCTTGGAAAACACTTGTTGCCAACACACTCAGCCTTTTAG